A stretch of Microcoleus sp. bin38.metabat.b11b12b14.051 DNA encodes these proteins:
- a CDS encoding DNA-directed RNA polymerase subunit omega — translation MVKRPTFDSTQLTRRAEELISAASNRYRITVQVANRAKRRRYEDFDNMDDHQMMKPVMRAIFEMSDELTQPEIIGDI, via the coding sequence ATGGTTAAGCGTCCAACCTTCGATTCAACTCAGCTAACCCGTCGGGCGGAAGAGTTGATCAGTGCTGCATCCAACCGCTATCGGATTACGGTGCAGGTAGCGAACCGCGCCAAACGCCGCCGCTATGAAGATTTTGACAATATGGACGACCATCAAATGATGAAACCTGTGATGCGGGCGATATTTGAGATGTCGGACGAACTCACTCAGCCGGAAATTATCGGAGATATCTAG
- a CDS encoding DUF1818 family protein has product MERVIKTGVGWRLGWNPNAEEFKGLVAGEGWAIELTEAELNDFCRLLGQLAAAMSQMASELMDEEKIAIEAESDLLWLELEGYPEAYSVQLILNAGRRCEGFWPARSAPGLVEAAKVLKVF; this is encoded by the coding sequence ATGGAACGTGTAATTAAGACGGGTGTTGGCTGGCGTTTGGGATGGAACCCCAACGCCGAGGAGTTTAAGGGCTTGGTGGCTGGTGAGGGTTGGGCGATCGAACTCACCGAAGCCGAGTTAAACGATTTTTGCCGGTTGTTGGGACAGTTGGCGGCTGCGATGAGTCAAATGGCGTCTGAGCTCATGGACGAGGAAAAAATCGCCATTGAAGCCGAAAGCGACTTGTTGTGGCTGGAGTTAGAAGGCTATCCCGAAGCTTACAGCGTGCAGTTGATCCTGAATGCTGGCCGGAGATGCGAGGGTTTTTGGCCGGCGCGGAGTGCGCCCGGTTTGGTGGAGGCGGCAAAAGTTTTAAAAGTTTTTTGA